In Periplaneta americana isolate PAMFEO1 chromosome 3, P.americana_PAMFEO1_priV1, whole genome shotgun sequence, the following are encoded in one genomic region:
- the LOC138696383 gene encoding transmembrane protein 267: MLWLAYVVWNRSAIATVCVCLSALLGDYVVAIEALSQDLRAVADNATHGIIGLLTWYIVTNKVTNMSVASRFWEIMGCGLIASGIDLDHFAAAKSFKIEAARQLSARPLLHCTSLVMAGCSFILLLTHVLCWPYLQRVAWILTAAVLSHHLRDATRRGFWLYPFGSSPPVPYVGYILGCMLLPHVLPFLVCYTEITESTPSRNMVMTL, translated from the exons ATGTTGTGGTTGGCTTATGTTGTATGGAACCGTAGTGCTATTGCAACTGTATGCGTGTGCTTATCTGCATTATTGGGTGACTATGTGGTGGCAATAGAAGCATTGTCTCAAGATCTGCGAGCCGTTGCTGACAATGCTACACATGGTATAATAGGGTTGCTTACCTGGTACATTGTTACAAACAAAGTGACCAATATGTCAGTTGCAAGTCGCTTCTGGGAGATAATGGGTTGTGGATTGATAGCTTCAGGCATTGATTTGGATCACTTTGCTGCTGCCAAATCTTTTAAAATTGAG GCTGCACGGCAGCTGTCTGCCCGTCCACTTCTGCACTGCACATCTCTTGTGATGGCAGGCTGCAGCTTCATCCTGCTTCTGACCCATGTCCTCTGCTGGCCGTACTTGCAGCGTGTGGCGTGGATCTTAACAGCTGCTGTGTTGAGTCACCATCTTCGAGATGCCACCAGACGCGGCTTCTGGTTGTACCCCTTTGGTTCAAGTCCACCTGTCCCATATGTGGGCTATATACTGGGTTGCATGTTGCTGCCTCATGTGCTGCCATTCCTTGTGTGTTACACTGAAATTACTGAGAGTACACCCTCCAGGAACATGGTCATGACACTGTAA